Proteins from one Elgaria multicarinata webbii isolate HBS135686 ecotype San Diego chromosome 3, rElgMul1.1.pri, whole genome shotgun sequence genomic window:
- the LOC134396237 gene encoding zinc finger protein 501-like yields MQENLETATIPGPDSLQRSAHAERVEVDPLETFRGGCPEEKVTFLPQQKPETQQRSHLLEGVGKSLPCWGSSEGLSEPTVQQRIPTGEIQEKQTESSKDHSWRPDFVISRRHPKKRDKPYKCSECGKSFSVSSDIIRHQRIHTGEKPYKCLTCGKGFNQNSHLTAHQRTHTGEKPYKCWECGKSFSLSSDFTRHQRIHTGAKPYKCSECGKGFIQKSHYITHTRNHTGENPFKCPECGRGFTSSTLLIRHQRIHTGEKPFKCSFCDKRFCASSNLVTHMRTHTGEKPFKCLECGKSFSQKSTLIAHERTHTGEKPYKCWCGKMFSKSSDLLAHERTHTGEKPYICPSCGKNFRMSSHLIRHQRIHTGEKPYKCSECGRSFSASSHLIRHQKIHLGGN; encoded by the exons ATGCAGGAGAATTTGGAGACTGCCACCATTCCAGGTCCAGATTCTTTACAGCGCTCTGCACATGCTGAAAGAG TGGAAGTGGACCCCCTTGAAACGTTCAGAGGAGGGTGCCCTGAAGAGAAAGTGACCTTTCTTCCTCAGCAAAAGCCAGAGACACAGCAGAGAAGCCATctgttggagggggtgggaaaatCTCTACCTTGCTGGGGAAGCTCTGAGGGCCTTAGTGAACCTACTGTCCAACAGAGAATCCCCACAGGAGAGATCCAAGAGAAGCAAACTGAGAGCAGTAAAGACCACAGCTGGCGGCCCGACTTTGTGATAAGCAGGAGACACCCTAAAAAACGGGACAAGCCGTATAAATGCTCTGAGTGCGGCAAAAGTTTTAGTGTGAGCTCGGACATTATCCggcatcagagaatccacacgggagagaagccgtaCAAATGCCTGACGTGCGGGAAAGGCTTCAACCAGAACTCCCACCTCACTGCACATCAGAGAACCCACACGGgcgagaaaccatacaaatgctgggagtgcgggaagagcttcagccTGAGCTCAGACTTCACCaggcaccagagaatccacacaggagcaAAGCCGTATAAATGCTCTGAGTGTGGGAAGGGTTTCATTCAGAAGTCGCACTACATTACGCACACAAGGAACCACACGGGGGAAAACCCGTTCAAATGCCCCGAGTGCGGGAGAGGATTCACTTCCAGTACACTCCTCATCagacaccagagaatccacacgggcgagaagccatTCAAATGCTCCTTCTGCGACAAGAGGTTCTGTGCCAGTTCGAACCTGGTCACACACATGCGGACacatactggggagaagccctttaaGTGCctggagtgcgggaagagcttcagtcagaaatcCACCCTGATCGCTCACGAGAGAACGCACACGGGCGAGAAACCGTACAAGTGCTGGTGCGGTAAAATGTTCAGCAAGAGCTCCGACCTCCTCGCTCACGAGAGaacccacacgggagagaagccgtaCATCTGCCCGAGCTGCGGCAAAAATTTCCGGATGAGCTCACACCTCATCAGGCACCAACGGAttcacacgggagagaaaccgtATAAGTGTTCGGAGTGCGGAAGGAGCTTCAGCGCCAGTTCTCACCTTATCAGACATCAGAAAATCCACCTGGGAGGAAACTGA